From Candidatus Zixiibacteriota bacterium, one genomic window encodes:
- a CDS encoding AAA family ATPase — protein sequence MSGEKTQIAKFRENLEKIDRLEKFVTAEKQTLGSEDVAYVISRWTKIPVSRMMEDEKEKLLHLEQHLGQRVIDQDDAIKTICEAVRRSRSGIKRHNRPIGSFLFLGSTGTGKTELAKTLAEFLFNDEKNMIRFDMSEFMEKHSVAKLIGAPPGYVGYEAGGMLTEKVKRSPYSVVLFDEVEKADPDVFNIMLQLLDDGRLTDGQGNTIDFTNTIVILTSNFGSNYILDCYRENKPVEREEMMQVLKAKFRPEFLNRLEWIIFRPLTEKGISAIVNIQLKVINKILKDQKMKISCTPEAMKALAERGYNFEMGARPLQRVMEKEILNPLSVGIIDGRFPEGSQVEVRFTGENFEIVRI from the coding sequence ATGAGCGGAGAGAAAACTCAAATCGCCAAGTTTCGCGAGAATCTGGAAAAAATCGATCGGCTGGAAAAATTCGTGACGGCCGAGAAGCAAACCCTGGGCTCCGAGGACGTGGCCTATGTCATCTCGCGCTGGACGAAAATCCCGGTCTCGCGCATGATGGAGGACGAGAAAGAGAAACTGCTCCACCTCGAGCAGCACCTCGGGCAACGGGTCATCGATCAGGATGACGCCATCAAAACCATCTGCGAAGCGGTACGGCGCTCGCGCTCCGGGATCAAACGCCACAACCGGCCGATCGGATCGTTCCTGTTCCTCGGCTCCACCGGTACCGGCAAGACGGAACTGGCCAAGACACTGGCGGAGTTCCTGTTCAACGACGAAAAAAACATGATCCGCTTCGATATGTCGGAATTCATGGAGAAACACTCGGTGGCAAAACTGATCGGCGCGCCCCCGGGCTATGTTGGCTACGAAGCGGGGGGGATGCTCACCGAAAAGGTGAAGCGTAGTCCGTACTCGGTGGTCCTGTTCGATGAGGTCGAGAAGGCCGATCCGGATGTGTTCAACATCATGCTGCAGCTACTCGACGACGGCCGGCTCACCGATGGCCAGGGCAATACGATCGATTTCACCAATACCATCGTCATCCTGACTTCGAACTTCGGCTCGAACTACATTCTCGACTGCTACCGCGAAAACAAGCCGGTCGAGCGCGAAGAAATGATGCAGGTGCTGAAAGCCAAGTTCCGGCCCGAATTCTTGAACCGGCTGGAGTGGATCATCTTTCGGCCCCTGACCGAGAAGGGCATCAGCGCGATCGTCAATATCCAGTTGAAGGTGATCAACAAGATTCTCAAGGATCAGAAGATGAAGATCTCCTGCACGCCCGAGGCCATGAAGGCGCTGGCGGAGCGGGGATATAATTTCGAGATGGGCGCGCGGCCGTTGCAGCGGGTGATGGAGAAAGAAATTCTCAATCCGCTCTCGGTCGGCATCATCGACGGCCGCTTCCCGGAAGGGTCGCAGGTCGAGGTGCGTTTCACCGGCGAAAATTTTGAAATTGTGAGAATATAA
- a CDS encoding type VI secretion system contractile sheath small subunit, with protein MADQFRIAAPHIGTTEYKEKSDSIPVDLLPSNKMVYLTKLNSREETEPELTRCKNLKEVFAKFQPTQEITVNKQDGSEESVELGFNSMKDFGSMEIIKKNQYLWEKYNEVEILRNLKNLLEKPNSKLKKELSNPAKKEEFLNVIKSYIEKL; from the coding sequence ATGGCAGATCAATTCCGAATTGCCGCCCCTCATATCGGCACCACCGAGTACAAGGAGAAAAGCGATTCGATTCCGGTCGATCTCTTGCCGTCGAATAAGATGGTCTACTTGACCAAACTGAATTCGCGCGAGGAGACCGAACCCGAGTTGACGCGGTGCAAGAATTTGAAGGAAGTATTCGCGAAATTCCAGCCGACGCAGGAAATCACCGTCAACAAGCAGGACGGTTCGGAAGAGTCCGTCGAGCTGGGATTCAATTCGATGAAAGATTTCGGCTCGATGGAAATCATCAAGAAAAACCAGTACCTCTGGGAAAAATACAACGAAGTCGAAATCCTGCGCAACCTCAAGAACCTGCTCGAGAAACCGAATTCCAAGCTCAAAAAGGAGCTGTCGAATCCGGCCAAAAAGGAAGAGTTCTTGAACGTCATTAAGTCTTACATCGAGAAACTGTAA